A window from bacterium encodes these proteins:
- a CDS encoding anhydro-N-acetylmuramic acid kinase, with amino-acid sequence VPASGGSDASGVRGKDVCACNQLLDGLARVRLGRRFDENGAVAATGKVIPKALAALEQIIQRQATSGRSLGTGDELASWISTTAAQPGADVVRTACEAIARAVADAVER; translated from the coding sequence TCGTGCCCGCGTCCGGCGGGTCTGATGCGAGCGGGGTGCGCGGCAAGGACGTGTGCGCCTGCAACCAGCTGCTCGACGGGCTTGCCCGGGTTCGGCTCGGCCGGCGCTTCGATGAGAACGGCGCGGTCGCGGCCACGGGGAAGGTCATCCCCAAGGCGCTGGCGGCGCTGGAACAGATCATCCAGCGGCAGGCGACGAGCGGGCGCTCGCTGGGCACCGGCGACGAGCTGGCGAGCTGGATCAGCACGACGGCGGCGCAGCCCGGGGCCGACGTTGTGCGCACCGCGTGCGAGGCGATCGCCCGGGCCGTGGCGGACGCGGTGGAACGTT